From a single Salmo salar chromosome ssa22, Ssal_v3.1, whole genome shotgun sequence genomic region:
- the mustn1a gene encoding musculoskeletal embryonic nuclear protein 1a yields MSQPEEGEEGQLKRPEVSEEDLIGAKDNLSSKGKLKGKTIEVMDECERAGKVAPSVFSGVRSGRETAFNKPQARQIKK; encoded by the exons ATGTCTCAG CccgaagagggggaggagggacagcTGAAGCGTCCTGAGGTGAGCGAGGAGGATCTGATCGGAGCGAAGGATAACCTGAGCTCCAAAGGAAAGCTGAAGGGCAAGACCATAGAAGTGATGGATGAGTGTG AGCGTGCGGGTAAAGTCGCCCCTTCTGTGTTCAGTGGAGTGCGTTCAGGGAGAGAGACCGCCTTCAACAAGCCCCAGGCTCGACAAATCAAGAAGTAG
- the ruvbl1 gene encoding ruvB-like 1, whose translation MKIEEVKSTTKTQRIASHSHVKGLGLDDAGNAKQNASGLVGQETAREACGIIVELIRSKKMSGRAVLLAGPPGTGKTALALAMAQELGNKVPFCPMVGSEVYSSEIKKTEVLMENFRRAIGLRIKETKEVYEGEVTELTPCETENPMGGYGKTISHVIIGLKTGKGTKQLKLDPSIYESLQKERVEAGDVIYIEANSGAVKRQGRCDTFATEFDLEAEEYVPLPKGDVHKKKEIIQDVTLHDLDIANARPQGGQDILSMMGQLMKPKKTEITDKLRAEINKVVNRYIDQGVAELVPGVLFVDEVHMLDIECFTYLHRALESTIAPIVVFASNRGNCLIRGTEDISSPHGIPLDLLDRVMIIRTMLYTPQEMKQIIKIRAQTEGINISEEALSHLGEIGTKTTLRYAAQLLTPASLLGRVQGKEVVEREQVEEINELFYDAKSSAKILQDQQHKFMK comes from the exons ATGAAGATCGAGGAAGTCAAAAGCACCACGAAAACCCAGCGCATCGCGTCTCACAGCCATGTAAAAGGACTCGGGCTAGACGATGCCGGGAACGCAAAGCAAAATGCGTCAGGTCTTGTTGGACAGGAGACCGCAAGAGAG GCTTGTGGTATCATTGTGGAACTGATCCGCTCAAAGAAGATGTCGGGAAGGGCTGTTTTACTTGCTGGACCTCCCGGTACAGGAAAG ACCGCCCTGGCGTTGGCAATGGCACAGGAGCTCGGCAACAAAGTGCCCTTCTGCCCCATGGTGGGCAGTGAGGTCTACTCTTCTGAGATCAAGAAAACAGAGGTGCTGATGGAGAACTTCAGGAGGGCCATAG gTCTGCGTATTAAGGAGACCAAGGAGGTGTATGAGGGGGAGGTTACAGAGCTGACCCCCTGTGAGACGGAGAACCCCATGGGTGGTTACGGGAAGACCATCAGCCACGTCATCATCGGACTGAAGACCGGCAAGGGCACCAAGCAGCTCAAG CTGGACCCCAGTATTTATGAGAGCCTGCAGAAGGAGCGTGTGGAAGCAGGAGACGTCATCTACATTGAAGCAAACAGTGGCGCCGTCAAG AGACAAGGTCGGTGTGACACATTTGCCACAGAGTTTGACCTGGAGGCTGAGGAGTACGTGCCGCTGCCTAAGGGGGACGTCCACAAGAAGAAAGAGATTATCCAAGACGTCACGCTACACGACCTGGATATTGCCAACGCTAGACCACAG GGAGGTCAAGATATCCTGTCTATGATGGGACAACTGATGAAGCCCAAGAAGACAGAGATCACAG ACAAGCTGCGAGCTGAGATCAACAAGGTGGTAAACCGCTACATTGACCAGGGTGTGGCTGAGCTGGTCCCTGGGGTGCTGTTTGTGGACGAGGTGCACATGCTGGACATCGAGTGTTTCACCTACCTGCACCGAGCTCTGGAGAGCACCATCGCACCCATCGTAGTGTTCGCCTCCAACAGGGGCAACTGTCTCatcag GGGGACAGAGGACATCAGCTCTCCCCATGGCATTCCCCTGGACCTGCTGGACAGAGTCATGATCATCCGCACCATGCTCTACACACCGCAGGAGAtgaagcag atCATTAAGATTCGTGCTCAGACTGAGGGGATCAACATCAGTGAGGAGGCCCTCAGTCACCTAGGAGAGATCGGAACCAAGACCACACTCCG gtATGCGGCTCAGCTGCTGACCCCAGCCAGTCTGTTAGGCAGAGTCCAGGGGAAGGAGGTAGTAGAGAGGGAGCAGGTGGAGGAGATCAACGAACTCTTCTACGATGCCAAGTCCTCCGCTAAGATCCTCCAGGACCAGCAGCACAAGTTCATGAAATAA
- the eefsec gene encoding selenocysteine-specific elongation factor isoform X1, which yields MADSSNNHPKTLNFNVGVLGHVDSGKTSLARALSSTASTAAFDKNPQSRERGITLDLGFSSFTVDLPEQLREDPGGHGYDKLQFTLVDCPGHASLIRTIIGGAQIIDLMMLVVDVVKGIQTQTAECLLIGELTCPRMVVILNKTDLLPPNKRQTAIDKMTKRLHKTLENTRFKDCPVIALSAKPGGPEAPETEEPHGVPELIELLKSQTYLPHRDPGGALLMAVDHCFSIRGQGTVMTGTILQGALAVNDTVEIPALKVTKKVKSVQMFRRPVAGAMQGDRVGVCVTQFDPKLLERGVVCTPGSLHTLHAALISVRKIGYFKGSLATRAKFHITVGHETVMARVTFFGLPPGETHQTSTTDPQLPTLDPHASEPDRRPLDTPFSFDREYFHQDEYVIGQRQAGGAGQDPEQWALLEFERPVTCPTLCLVIGSKLDTDIHANACRLAFQGRLLEGFEEKSYSETTLPRLRIYKTKHKEGQVERVTDDYTVIGRNLFKKETNLQLFVGLKVTLSTGEAGVIEGGFGQSGKFKIRVPEGLSLETKQLLSSSAKKRVKGGAKGEPAKEDDAKTDSQPICINLRFKRYVFDPHKKMVQI from the exons ATGGCAGACTCGAGCAACAACCACCCGAAGACTCTCAATTTTAATGTGGGGGTACTTGGGCATGTCGACAGCGGAAAGACGTCGCTTGCCAGGGCGCTCAGCAGCACAGCGTCGACGGCTGCCTTTGACAAGAACCCCCAGTCCCGAGAGAGAGGCATCACCCTGGATCTCGGCTTCTCCTCCTTCACCGTGGACCTCCCCGAGCAGCTGCGGGAGGACCCCGGGGGCCACGGCTACGACAAACTGCAGTTCACGCTGGTGGACTGTCCTGGACACGCGTCCCTCATTCGCACCATCATTGGGG gggctCAGATCATAGACTTGATGATGCTGGTGGTAGATGTGGTGAAGGGGATCCAGACCCAGACAGCAGAGTGTCTGCTGATAGGAGAGCTGACCTGCCCCCGCATGGTGGTCATTCTCAACAAGACTGACCTGCTGCCGCCCAACAAGAGACAGACCGCCATCGACAAGATGACCAAGAGACTGCACAAGACACTGGAgaacaccag ATTTAAAGACTGTCCTGTGATTGCCTTGTCAGCAAAGCCTGGGGGTCCTGAGGCCCCTGAAACAGAGGAGCCCCATGGAGTGCCTGAGTTAATAGAG TTGTTGAAGAGCCAGACGTACCTCCCTCACAGAGATCCGGGTGGAGCTCTGCTGATGGCTGTGGACCACTGCTTCTCCATCCGTGGTCAGGGCACTGTCATGACCGGAACCATCCTACAGGGGGCGCTGGCTGTCAACGACACTGTGGAGATCCCTGCGCTCAAG GTGACCAAGAAAGTGAAGTCAGTTCAGATGTTCCGGCGGCCGGTGGCCGGGGCCATGCAGGGTGAccgggtgggtgtgtgtgtgacccagtTTGACCCTAAACTGCTAGAACGGGGGGTGGTGTGTACCCCTGGTTCCCTACACACTCTCCACGCAGCCCTCATCTCTGTCAGAAAGATTGGCTACTTCAAGGGTTCCCTGGCCACCCGCGCCAAGTTCCACATCACCGTGGGACATGAGACTGTCATGGCCAGGGTCACCTTCTTCGGTCTGCCGCCTGGAGAGACCCACCAGACCTCCACCACGGACCCCCAGCTACCCACCTTAGACCCCCACGCCTCTGAGCCAGACCGTAGACCCCTGGACACACCCTTCTCCTTTGACCGGGAGTACTTCCACCAGGATGAGTATGTGATTGGCCAACGGCAGGCCGGAGGGGCGGGACAAGACCCGGAGCAGTGGGCGCTGCTGGAGTTTGAGCGTCCAGTCACATGTCCCACTCTCTGCCTGGTGATTGGCTCCAAGCTGGACACAGACATTCACGCCAACGCGTGCCGACTGGCGTTCCAGGGGCGTCTGCTGGAGGGTTTTGAAGAGAAGAGCTACTCTGAGACTACACTACCCAGACTACGTATCTACAAGACCAAACACAaagagggacaggtggagagg GTGACAGACGACTACACTGTGATTGGCCGAAACCTGTTCAAGAAGGAGACCAACCTGCAGTTGTTTGTGGGGTTAAAGGTCACGCTGTCGACAGGCGAGGCGGGGGTCATCGAGGGCGGCTTCGGACAGAGCGGGAAGTTTAAGATTCGGGTGCCAG aGGGTCTCAGTCTAGAGACTAagcagctcctctcctcctctgccaaGAAGAGAGTTAAGGGTGGGGCTAAGGGGGAACCAGCCAAAGAGGATGATGCCAAGACAGACTCTCAGCCAATCTGCATCAACCTCCGATTCAAGAGATACGTCTTTGACCCCCACAAGAAGATGGTTCAGATCTGA
- the eefsec gene encoding selenocysteine-specific elongation factor isoform X2: MADSSNNHPKTLNFNVGVLGHVDSGKTSLARALSSTASTAAFDKNPQSRERGITLDLGFSSFTVDLPEQLREDPGGHGYDKLQFTLVDCPGHASLIRTIIGGAQIIDLMMLVVDVVKGIQTQTAECLLIGELTCPRMVVILNKTDLLPPNKRQTAIDKMTKRLHKTLENTRFKDCPVIALSAKPGGPEAPETEEPHGVPELIELLKSQTYLPHRDPGGALLMAVDHCFSIRGQGTVMTGTILQGALAVNDTVEIPALKVTKKVKSVQMFRRPVAGAMQGDRVGVCVTQFDPKLLERGVVCTPGSLHTLHAALISVRKIGYFKGSLATRAKFHITVGHETVMARVTFFGLPPGETHQTSTTDPQLPTLDPHASEPDRRPLDTPFSFDREYFHQDEYVIGQRQAGGAGQDPEQWALLEFERPVTCPTLCLVIGSKLDTDIHANACRLAFQGRLLEGFEEKSYSETTLPRLRIYKTKHKEGQVERVTDDYTVIGRNLFKKETNLQLFVGLKVTLSTGEAGVIEGGFGQSGKFKIRVPGSGCGVLGIPLQDSSGGSSGSGVVCTLFILPSVAPLTSDPQIGSTLGPVGRENKNI; this comes from the exons ATGGCAGACTCGAGCAACAACCACCCGAAGACTCTCAATTTTAATGTGGGGGTACTTGGGCATGTCGACAGCGGAAAGACGTCGCTTGCCAGGGCGCTCAGCAGCACAGCGTCGACGGCTGCCTTTGACAAGAACCCCCAGTCCCGAGAGAGAGGCATCACCCTGGATCTCGGCTTCTCCTCCTTCACCGTGGACCTCCCCGAGCAGCTGCGGGAGGACCCCGGGGGCCACGGCTACGACAAACTGCAGTTCACGCTGGTGGACTGTCCTGGACACGCGTCCCTCATTCGCACCATCATTGGGG gggctCAGATCATAGACTTGATGATGCTGGTGGTAGATGTGGTGAAGGGGATCCAGACCCAGACAGCAGAGTGTCTGCTGATAGGAGAGCTGACCTGCCCCCGCATGGTGGTCATTCTCAACAAGACTGACCTGCTGCCGCCCAACAAGAGACAGACCGCCATCGACAAGATGACCAAGAGACTGCACAAGACACTGGAgaacaccag ATTTAAAGACTGTCCTGTGATTGCCTTGTCAGCAAAGCCTGGGGGTCCTGAGGCCCCTGAAACAGAGGAGCCCCATGGAGTGCCTGAGTTAATAGAG TTGTTGAAGAGCCAGACGTACCTCCCTCACAGAGATCCGGGTGGAGCTCTGCTGATGGCTGTGGACCACTGCTTCTCCATCCGTGGTCAGGGCACTGTCATGACCGGAACCATCCTACAGGGGGCGCTGGCTGTCAACGACACTGTGGAGATCCCTGCGCTCAAG GTGACCAAGAAAGTGAAGTCAGTTCAGATGTTCCGGCGGCCGGTGGCCGGGGCCATGCAGGGTGAccgggtgggtgtgtgtgtgacccagtTTGACCCTAAACTGCTAGAACGGGGGGTGGTGTGTACCCCTGGTTCCCTACACACTCTCCACGCAGCCCTCATCTCTGTCAGAAAGATTGGCTACTTCAAGGGTTCCCTGGCCACCCGCGCCAAGTTCCACATCACCGTGGGACATGAGACTGTCATGGCCAGGGTCACCTTCTTCGGTCTGCCGCCTGGAGAGACCCACCAGACCTCCACCACGGACCCCCAGCTACCCACCTTAGACCCCCACGCCTCTGAGCCAGACCGTAGACCCCTGGACACACCCTTCTCCTTTGACCGGGAGTACTTCCACCAGGATGAGTATGTGATTGGCCAACGGCAGGCCGGAGGGGCGGGACAAGACCCGGAGCAGTGGGCGCTGCTGGAGTTTGAGCGTCCAGTCACATGTCCCACTCTCTGCCTGGTGATTGGCTCCAAGCTGGACACAGACATTCACGCCAACGCGTGCCGACTGGCGTTCCAGGGGCGTCTGCTGGAGGGTTTTGAAGAGAAGAGCTACTCTGAGACTACACTACCCAGACTACGTATCTACAAGACCAAACACAaagagggacaggtggagagg GTGACAGACGACTACACTGTGATTGGCCGAAACCTGTTCAAGAAGGAGACCAACCTGCAGTTGTTTGTGGGGTTAAAGGTCACGCTGTCGACAGGCGAGGCGGGGGTCATCGAGGGCGGCTTCGGACAGAGCGGGAAGTTTAAGATTCGGGTGCCAG GATCAGGATGTGGTGTGCTGGGAATCCCTCTCCAGGATTCCTCTGGGGGTAGCTCTGGTTCCGGGGTAGTCTGCACCCTGTTTATTTTACCTTCTGTCGCTCCACTCACCTCCGACCCACAGATAGGCTCCACACTGGGCCCGGTGGGaagagaaaacaaaaacatttag
- the eefsec gene encoding selenocysteine-specific elongation factor isoform X3 codes for MADSSNNHPKTLNFNVGVLGHVDSGKTSLARALSSTASTAAFDKNPQSRERGITLDLGFSSFTVDLPEQLREDPGGHGYDKLQFTLVDCPGHASLIRTIIGGAQIIDLMMLVVDVVKGIQTQTAECLLIGELTCPRMVVILNKTDLLPPNKRQTAIDKMTKRLHKTLENTRFKDCPVIALSAKPGGPEAPETEEPHGVPELIELLKSQTYLPHRDPGGALLMAVDHCFSIRGQGTVMTGTILQGALAVNDTVEIPALKVTKKVKSVQMFRRPVAGAMQGDRVGVCVTQFDPKLLERGVVCTPGSLHTLHAALISVRKIGYFKGSLATRAKFHITVGHETVMARVTFFGLPPGETHQTSTTDPQLPTLDPHASEPDRRPLDTPFSFDREYFHQDEYVIGQRQAGGAGQDPEQWALLEFERPVTCPTLCLVIGSKLDTDIHANACRLAFQGRLLEGFEEKSYSETTLPRLRIYKTKHKEGQVERVTDDYTVIGRNLFKKETNLQLFVGLKVTLSTGEAGVIEGGFGQSGKFKIRVPGQ; via the exons ATGGCAGACTCGAGCAACAACCACCCGAAGACTCTCAATTTTAATGTGGGGGTACTTGGGCATGTCGACAGCGGAAAGACGTCGCTTGCCAGGGCGCTCAGCAGCACAGCGTCGACGGCTGCCTTTGACAAGAACCCCCAGTCCCGAGAGAGAGGCATCACCCTGGATCTCGGCTTCTCCTCCTTCACCGTGGACCTCCCCGAGCAGCTGCGGGAGGACCCCGGGGGCCACGGCTACGACAAACTGCAGTTCACGCTGGTGGACTGTCCTGGACACGCGTCCCTCATTCGCACCATCATTGGGG gggctCAGATCATAGACTTGATGATGCTGGTGGTAGATGTGGTGAAGGGGATCCAGACCCAGACAGCAGAGTGTCTGCTGATAGGAGAGCTGACCTGCCCCCGCATGGTGGTCATTCTCAACAAGACTGACCTGCTGCCGCCCAACAAGAGACAGACCGCCATCGACAAGATGACCAAGAGACTGCACAAGACACTGGAgaacaccag ATTTAAAGACTGTCCTGTGATTGCCTTGTCAGCAAAGCCTGGGGGTCCTGAGGCCCCTGAAACAGAGGAGCCCCATGGAGTGCCTGAGTTAATAGAG TTGTTGAAGAGCCAGACGTACCTCCCTCACAGAGATCCGGGTGGAGCTCTGCTGATGGCTGTGGACCACTGCTTCTCCATCCGTGGTCAGGGCACTGTCATGACCGGAACCATCCTACAGGGGGCGCTGGCTGTCAACGACACTGTGGAGATCCCTGCGCTCAAG GTGACCAAGAAAGTGAAGTCAGTTCAGATGTTCCGGCGGCCGGTGGCCGGGGCCATGCAGGGTGAccgggtgggtgtgtgtgtgacccagtTTGACCCTAAACTGCTAGAACGGGGGGTGGTGTGTACCCCTGGTTCCCTACACACTCTCCACGCAGCCCTCATCTCTGTCAGAAAGATTGGCTACTTCAAGGGTTCCCTGGCCACCCGCGCCAAGTTCCACATCACCGTGGGACATGAGACTGTCATGGCCAGGGTCACCTTCTTCGGTCTGCCGCCTGGAGAGACCCACCAGACCTCCACCACGGACCCCCAGCTACCCACCTTAGACCCCCACGCCTCTGAGCCAGACCGTAGACCCCTGGACACACCCTTCTCCTTTGACCGGGAGTACTTCCACCAGGATGAGTATGTGATTGGCCAACGGCAGGCCGGAGGGGCGGGACAAGACCCGGAGCAGTGGGCGCTGCTGGAGTTTGAGCGTCCAGTCACATGTCCCACTCTCTGCCTGGTGATTGGCTCCAAGCTGGACACAGACATTCACGCCAACGCGTGCCGACTGGCGTTCCAGGGGCGTCTGCTGGAGGGTTTTGAAGAGAAGAGCTACTCTGAGACTACACTACCCAGACTACGTATCTACAAGACCAAACACAaagagggacaggtggagagg GTGACAGACGACTACACTGTGATTGGCCGAAACCTGTTCAAGAAGGAGACCAACCTGCAGTTGTTTGTGGGGTTAAAGGTCACGCTGTCGACAGGCGAGGCGGGGGTCATCGAGGGCGGCTTCGGACAGAGCGGGAAGTTTAAGATTCGGGTGCCAG gacaatga